GGGCACCTGGTCGTGCCAGCGGGCGGACACCGACGCGCGTGACCGGCCGATCATCTCGGCAAGGTCCTGCTGACTGAGGTCCCGGCGCGCTGCCTCGAGGCGGATGTTGCCCGAGACGACGGCGGCGAGCCCGCGCACACGCAGGTCGGGCAGGTCGAGCTCGTCCTCGTCATCGGCGGTCATGGGGCGCTCCTTTCCCACAGCGAAAGG
This window of the Georgenia yuyongxinii genome carries:
- a CDS encoding helix-turn-helix domain-containing protein, with product MTADDEDELDLPDLRVRGLAAVVSGNIRLEAARRDLSQQDLAEMIGRSRASVSARWHDQVPWTVTEIGILAEYMGIHPGELVEGRPPRPRWGW